In one Sander lucioperca isolate FBNREF2018 chromosome 7, SLUC_FBN_1.2, whole genome shotgun sequence genomic region, the following are encoded:
- the kif23 gene encoding kinesin-like protein KIF23 isoform X2 has protein sequence MNRQAKCKTPRRPPKKPSSNQKDPVGVYCRVRPLGVEDEECCIEVISSATIQLHAPEGFKTNRNGEYKETQYSFKKVFGVSISQIELFEHVAKPLVDDLIHGKNGLLFTYGVTGSGKTFTMTGSPGQGGLLPRSLDMIFNSIGPYQAKRYVFKTDDKNGMEVQNEVDALLERQRRENNSSVPKSSSSRQKLDPEIADMIKSEEAYKTEGVDEDSSYSVFVSYIEIYNNYIYDLLEENQEDAIKPKPPQSKTLREDQNHNMYVAGCMEVEVKSAEEAFQVFWRGQKKRKVANTRLNRESSRSHSVLIVKLAQAPLDADGDNILQDKNQVTVSQLCLVDLAGSERTGRTGAEGTRIREAGNINQSLLNLRTCIEILRENQLCGTNRMVPYRDSKVTHLFKNYFDGEGKVRMVVCVNPKADDYEETLLVMRFAELTQEVEVARPVDRPICGFTPGRRHRNQAFKEELSRKLDERGGPIDGDVPSVINSMVHCLPPLPSSELADPNDDITLPRLIEALHNRHRIRQMMIDEYNNAANRMKSMLQELDNNLISKENVIHEQNGKLVDKEKIIQNNKAEIERLEKRTKMQEHKIDILQKTTKIYEDDQRTLKYELETREQRLQREQSDKRRLEQRMQGVVTDTQYKWEKECDRRVNAMQLEMQNKLWVKDEKLKQLKAIVTESKTPGRPDPPPRQTQRQPQSQPRSQPQSQPQRQTQPQTQPQRPSREEPLPAKRSASPSPVPCPVDSPHVRPGPVSATRVEEVEMNPRPSCPVPSTSSSLSVANCVSAWEHRDAQDSRQSYHSPSTPTRTQSPAGSSASRARSRALLGARKEEEDNSPTFDLDIIERSYRTVTPVRPLHRRSRSAGGEKWVDHKPSSSLDLGTVLQPVIPNSIQVSTPSEKALSKCDRYVLTHQEVASDGEIQTQLIKGEVIKTRGGGQAVQFTDIETLKQELTTVPRRKRKSSEGTPANGDHTDGAWTDVETRCSAAVEMRAGSNLGPGYEHHGITKRRKP, from the exons ATGAACAGACAAGC gAAGTGTAAAACCCCCCGAAGACCTCCTAAAAAGCCTTCCAGCAACCAAAAAGACCCGGTTGGG GTGTACTGCCGTGTACGACCGCTGGGTGTGGAGGATGAGGAGTGCTGCATTGAGGTAATCAGCAGTGCTACCATCCAGCTGCACGCCCCTGAAGGCTTCAAAACAAACCGCAATGGAGAGTATAAAGAG ACACAGTATTCCTTCAAAAAAGTATTTGGAGTGTCAATATCTCAGATAGAGCTGTTTGAGCATGTGGCCAAACCTCTTGTCGATGACCTCATTCATGGAAAAAATG GTCTGCTCTTCACATACGGGGTCACAGGAAGTGGAAAGACGTTCACCATGACTGGCTCTCCCGGTCAGGGTGGACTTCTACCTCGCTCCCTTGACATGATCTTCAACAGTATAGGACCCTACCAGGCCAAAAGATAT gtTTTCAAGACTGATGACAAAAACGGTATGGAGGTCCAGAATGAAGTTGATGCTTTGTTGGAGCGCCAAAGACGGGAAAACAACTCGTCTGTTCCTAAATCATCCTCCTCCAG ACAAAAGCTTGATCCTGAAATTGCTGACATGATTAAGTCAGAAGAGGCGTATAAAACTGAAGGTGTGGATGAGGACAGCAGCTACAGCGTCTTCGTCTCCTACATAGAAATCTACAACAACTACATCTATGACCTCCTGGAGGAAAATCAGGAGGATGCAATCAAACCAAA ACCGCCTCAATCTAAAACCCTCAGAGAAGATCAGAACCACAACATGTATGTGGCTGGTTGTATGGAGGTCGAAGTCAAGTCTGCTGAAGAGGCGTTTCAAGTATTCTGGAGAG gtcagaagaagaggaaggttGCAAACACTCGCCTGAACAGAGAGTCCAGTCGCTCCCACAGTGTGCTCATTGTTAAACTGGCTCAGGCTCCTCTGGATGCAGATGGCGACAACATTCTCCAG GATAAAAACCAGGTGACTGTTAGTCAGCTGTGCCTGGTGGACTTGGCAGGAAGTGAGCGCACTGGTAGGACAGGGGCAGAAGGCACCCGTATACGTGAAGCAG GTAACATCAATCAGTCTCTGCTGAATCTGCGGACATGCATCGAGATACTTCGAGAAAACCAGCTCTGTGGCACAAACAGG ATGGTCCCCTACAGAGACTCTAAAGTAACCCACTTGTTCAAGAACTACTTTGATGGCGAGGGAAAAGTCAGAATGGTTGTTTGCGTCAATCCCAAAGCTGACGACTACGAGGAAACATTG CTGGTGATGCGTTTTGCAGAGTTGACCCAGGAGGTGGAAGTGGCTCGGCCAGTGGACAGGCCCATCTGTGGCTTCACCCCGGGCCGTCGCCATAGAAACCAGGCATTTAAAGAGGAACTGTCTCGCAAGCTGGACGAGCGCGGTGGTCCAATAGACGGAG ATGTGCCCTCTGTTATAAACTCCATGGTGCACTGCCTCCCACCTCTACCCTCCTCCGAGCTGGCCGACCCCAACGATGACATCACCCTGCCCAGGCTGATCGAAGCTCTGCACAACAGACACAGGATCAGGCAGATGATGATTGATGAATACAACAATGCAG CCAACAGGATGAAGTCCATGCTTCAGGAACTGGACAACAACCTCATTTCCAAAGAAAACGTCATTCATGAACAAAATGGCAAACTGGTGGACAAGGAAAAAATCATCCAGAACAACAAGGCAGAGATCGAACGATTGGAAAAGAGAACCAAGATGCAAGAACACAAG ATTGACATCCTGCAGAAAACTACTAAAATCTATGAGGATGACCAGCGCACACTGAAGTACGAACTGGAAACCAGAGAGCAGAGGCTGCAGAGGGAGCAGTCTGACAAGAGGCGCTTGGAGCAGCGCATGCAAGGCGTGGTCACAGACACCCAGTACAAGTGGGAGAAAGAATGT GACCGACGCGTTAATGCGATGCAGCTGGAGATGCAAAACAAGCTCTGGGTAAAAGACGAGAAGCTGAAGCAGCTTAAGGCCATCGTGACGGAGAGCAAGACTCCTGGTCGTCCTGATCCTCCACCACGTCAGACGCAGCGTCAGCCTCAGAGTCAGCCTCGGAGTCAGCCTCAAAGTCAGCCTCAGCGCCAGACACAGCCTCAGACACAGCCTCAGCGGCCTTCCAGAGAGGAACCCCTCCCTGCAAAGAGATCGGCCTCGCCCTCACCTGTCCCT TGCCCTGTTGATTCTCCCCATGTCAGGCCAGGGCCAGTCAGTGCCACTAGAGTTGAGGAGGTTGAGATGAACCCCAGGCCGTCCTGCCCCGTCCCCAGCACCAGTAGCTCTTTGTCTGTGGCTAACTGCGTCTCAGCTTGGGAGCATCGGGATGCCCAGGACAGCAGACAGAGTTACCATTCCCCTAGTACGCCCACGAGAACCCAGTCCCCAGCAGGCTCCTCAGCCAGCCGGGCCAGGAGTAGAGCTCTGCTTGGGGCTAGAAAGGAAGAAGAGGACAACTCCCCTACATTTGATCTAGACATAATAGAGAGAAGCTACAGG ACCGTGACGCCAGTGCGGCCGCTGCACCGTCGCTCCCGCTCCGCTGGCGGGGAGAAGTGGGTGGACCACAAGCCCTCCTCCAGCTTGGACTTGGGTACAGTTTTGCAGCCTGTCATCCCCAATTCCATCCAGGTGTCTACACCGAGTGAGAAGGCCCTGTCAAAGTGTGACAGATACGTGTTAACGCACCAGGAGGTTGCCTCTGATGGCGAGATCCAGACCCAACTTATTAAG GGTGAGGTGATTAAAaccagaggaggaggacaggcTGTCCAGTTCACCGACATCGAGACATTGAAACAGGAGCTTACCACAGTCCCAAG GCGCAAAAGAAAATCTTCAGAAGGCACACCTGCCAATGGAGATCACACAGATGGAGCTTGGACTGATGTGGAGACAAGG TGTTCTGCGGCGGTGGAGATGAGGGCTGGATCAAACTTGGGTCCTGGCTATGAGCATCACGGGATCACCAA GCGCAGAAAACCCTAA
- the kif23 gene encoding kinesin-like protein KIF23 isoform X1, producing MNRQAKCKTPRRPPKKPSSNQKDPVGVYCRVRPLGVEDEECCIEVISSATIQLHAPEGFKTNRNGEYKETQYSFKKVFGVSISQIELFEHVAKPLVDDLIHGKNGLLFTYGVTGSGKTFTMTGSPGQGGLLPRSLDMIFNSIGPYQAKRYVFKTDDKNGMEVQNEVDALLERQRRENNSSVPKSSSSRQKLDPEIADMIKSEEAYKTEGVDEDSSYSVFVSYIEIYNNYIYDLLEENQEDAIKPKWNGGGTPLRQNTEFTPPQSKTLREDQNHNMYVAGCMEVEVKSAEEAFQVFWRGQKKRKVANTRLNRESSRSHSVLIVKLAQAPLDADGDNILQDKNQVTVSQLCLVDLAGSERTGRTGAEGTRIREAGNINQSLLNLRTCIEILRENQLCGTNRMVPYRDSKVTHLFKNYFDGEGKVRMVVCVNPKADDYEETLLVMRFAELTQEVEVARPVDRPICGFTPGRRHRNQAFKEELSRKLDERGGPIDGDVPSVINSMVHCLPPLPSSELADPNDDITLPRLIEALHNRHRIRQMMIDEYNNAANRMKSMLQELDNNLISKENVIHEQNGKLVDKEKIIQNNKAEIERLEKRTKMQEHKIDILQKTTKIYEDDQRTLKYELETREQRLQREQSDKRRLEQRMQGVVTDTQYKWEKECDRRVNAMQLEMQNKLWVKDEKLKQLKAIVTESKTPGRPDPPPRQTQRQPQSQPRSQPQSQPQRQTQPQTQPQRPSREEPLPAKRSASPSPVPCPVDSPHVRPGPVSATRVEEVEMNPRPSCPVPSTSSSLSVANCVSAWEHRDAQDSRQSYHSPSTPTRTQSPAGSSASRARSRALLGARKEEEDNSPTFDLDIIERSYRTVTPVRPLHRRSRSAGGEKWVDHKPSSSLDLGTVLQPVIPNSIQVSTPSEKALSKCDRYVLTHQEVASDGEIQTQLIKGEVIKTRGGGQAVQFTDIETLKQELTTVPRRKRKSSEGTPANGDHTDGAWTDVETRCSAAVEMRAGSNLGPGYEHHGITKRRKP from the exons ATGAACAGACAAGC gAAGTGTAAAACCCCCCGAAGACCTCCTAAAAAGCCTTCCAGCAACCAAAAAGACCCGGTTGGG GTGTACTGCCGTGTACGACCGCTGGGTGTGGAGGATGAGGAGTGCTGCATTGAGGTAATCAGCAGTGCTACCATCCAGCTGCACGCCCCTGAAGGCTTCAAAACAAACCGCAATGGAGAGTATAAAGAG ACACAGTATTCCTTCAAAAAAGTATTTGGAGTGTCAATATCTCAGATAGAGCTGTTTGAGCATGTGGCCAAACCTCTTGTCGATGACCTCATTCATGGAAAAAATG GTCTGCTCTTCACATACGGGGTCACAGGAAGTGGAAAGACGTTCACCATGACTGGCTCTCCCGGTCAGGGTGGACTTCTACCTCGCTCCCTTGACATGATCTTCAACAGTATAGGACCCTACCAGGCCAAAAGATAT gtTTTCAAGACTGATGACAAAAACGGTATGGAGGTCCAGAATGAAGTTGATGCTTTGTTGGAGCGCCAAAGACGGGAAAACAACTCGTCTGTTCCTAAATCATCCTCCTCCAG ACAAAAGCTTGATCCTGAAATTGCTGACATGATTAAGTCAGAAGAGGCGTATAAAACTGAAGGTGTGGATGAGGACAGCAGCTACAGCGTCTTCGTCTCCTACATAGAAATCTACAACAACTACATCTATGACCTCCTGGAGGAAAATCAGGAGGATGCAATCAAACCAAA GTGGAATGGTGGAGGCACACCTCTGCGCCAGAACACTGAGTTCAC ACCGCCTCAATCTAAAACCCTCAGAGAAGATCAGAACCACAACATGTATGTGGCTGGTTGTATGGAGGTCGAAGTCAAGTCTGCTGAAGAGGCGTTTCAAGTATTCTGGAGAG gtcagaagaagaggaaggttGCAAACACTCGCCTGAACAGAGAGTCCAGTCGCTCCCACAGTGTGCTCATTGTTAAACTGGCTCAGGCTCCTCTGGATGCAGATGGCGACAACATTCTCCAG GATAAAAACCAGGTGACTGTTAGTCAGCTGTGCCTGGTGGACTTGGCAGGAAGTGAGCGCACTGGTAGGACAGGGGCAGAAGGCACCCGTATACGTGAAGCAG GTAACATCAATCAGTCTCTGCTGAATCTGCGGACATGCATCGAGATACTTCGAGAAAACCAGCTCTGTGGCACAAACAGG ATGGTCCCCTACAGAGACTCTAAAGTAACCCACTTGTTCAAGAACTACTTTGATGGCGAGGGAAAAGTCAGAATGGTTGTTTGCGTCAATCCCAAAGCTGACGACTACGAGGAAACATTG CTGGTGATGCGTTTTGCAGAGTTGACCCAGGAGGTGGAAGTGGCTCGGCCAGTGGACAGGCCCATCTGTGGCTTCACCCCGGGCCGTCGCCATAGAAACCAGGCATTTAAAGAGGAACTGTCTCGCAAGCTGGACGAGCGCGGTGGTCCAATAGACGGAG ATGTGCCCTCTGTTATAAACTCCATGGTGCACTGCCTCCCACCTCTACCCTCCTCCGAGCTGGCCGACCCCAACGATGACATCACCCTGCCCAGGCTGATCGAAGCTCTGCACAACAGACACAGGATCAGGCAGATGATGATTGATGAATACAACAATGCAG CCAACAGGATGAAGTCCATGCTTCAGGAACTGGACAACAACCTCATTTCCAAAGAAAACGTCATTCATGAACAAAATGGCAAACTGGTGGACAAGGAAAAAATCATCCAGAACAACAAGGCAGAGATCGAACGATTGGAAAAGAGAACCAAGATGCAAGAACACAAG ATTGACATCCTGCAGAAAACTACTAAAATCTATGAGGATGACCAGCGCACACTGAAGTACGAACTGGAAACCAGAGAGCAGAGGCTGCAGAGGGAGCAGTCTGACAAGAGGCGCTTGGAGCAGCGCATGCAAGGCGTGGTCACAGACACCCAGTACAAGTGGGAGAAAGAATGT GACCGACGCGTTAATGCGATGCAGCTGGAGATGCAAAACAAGCTCTGGGTAAAAGACGAGAAGCTGAAGCAGCTTAAGGCCATCGTGACGGAGAGCAAGACTCCTGGTCGTCCTGATCCTCCACCACGTCAGACGCAGCGTCAGCCTCAGAGTCAGCCTCGGAGTCAGCCTCAAAGTCAGCCTCAGCGCCAGACACAGCCTCAGACACAGCCTCAGCGGCCTTCCAGAGAGGAACCCCTCCCTGCAAAGAGATCGGCCTCGCCCTCACCTGTCCCT TGCCCTGTTGATTCTCCCCATGTCAGGCCAGGGCCAGTCAGTGCCACTAGAGTTGAGGAGGTTGAGATGAACCCCAGGCCGTCCTGCCCCGTCCCCAGCACCAGTAGCTCTTTGTCTGTGGCTAACTGCGTCTCAGCTTGGGAGCATCGGGATGCCCAGGACAGCAGACAGAGTTACCATTCCCCTAGTACGCCCACGAGAACCCAGTCCCCAGCAGGCTCCTCAGCCAGCCGGGCCAGGAGTAGAGCTCTGCTTGGGGCTAGAAAGGAAGAAGAGGACAACTCCCCTACATTTGATCTAGACATAATAGAGAGAAGCTACAGG ACCGTGACGCCAGTGCGGCCGCTGCACCGTCGCTCCCGCTCCGCTGGCGGGGAGAAGTGGGTGGACCACAAGCCCTCCTCCAGCTTGGACTTGGGTACAGTTTTGCAGCCTGTCATCCCCAATTCCATCCAGGTGTCTACACCGAGTGAGAAGGCCCTGTCAAAGTGTGACAGATACGTGTTAACGCACCAGGAGGTTGCCTCTGATGGCGAGATCCAGACCCAACTTATTAAG GGTGAGGTGATTAAAaccagaggaggaggacaggcTGTCCAGTTCACCGACATCGAGACATTGAAACAGGAGCTTACCACAGTCCCAAG GCGCAAAAGAAAATCTTCAGAAGGCACACCTGCCAATGGAGATCACACAGATGGAGCTTGGACTGATGTGGAGACAAGG TGTTCTGCGGCGGTGGAGATGAGGGCTGGATCAAACTTGGGTCCTGGCTATGAGCATCACGGGATCACCAA GCGCAGAAAACCCTAA
- the kif23 gene encoding kinesin-like protein KIF23 isoform X4, translating to MNRQAKCKTPRRPPKKPSSNQKDPVGVYCRVRPLGVEDEECCIEVISSATIQLHAPEGFKTNRNGEYKETQYSFKKVFGVSISQIELFEHVAKPLVDDLIHGKNGLLFTYGVTGSGKTFTMTGSPGQGGLLPRSLDMIFNSIGPYQAKRYVFKTDDKNGMEVQNEVDALLERQRRENNSSVPKSSSSRQKLDPEIADMIKSEEAYKTEGVDEDSSYSVFVSYIEIYNNYIYDLLEENQEDAIKPKPPQSKTLREDQNHNMYVAGCMEVEVKSAEEAFQVFWRGQKKRKVANTRLNRESSRSHSVLIVKLAQAPLDADGDNILQDKNQVTVSQLCLVDLAGSERTGRTGAEGTRIREAGNINQSLLNLRTCIEILRENQLCGTNRMVPYRDSKVTHLFKNYFDGEGKVRMVVCVNPKADDYEETLLVMRFAELTQEVEVARPVDRPICGFTPGRRHRNQAFKEELSRKLDERGGPIDGDVPSVINSMVHCLPPLPSSELADPNDDITLPRLIEALHNRHRIRQMMIDEYNNAANRMKSMLQELDNNLISKENVIHEQNGKLVDKEKIIQNNKAEIERLEKRTKMQEHKIDILQKTTKIYEDDQRTLKYELETREQRLQREQSDKRRLEQRMQGVVTDTQYKWEKECDRRVNAMQLEMQNKLWVKDEKLKQLKAIVTESKTPGRPDPPPRQTQRQPQSQPRSQPQSQPQRQTQPQTQPQRPSREEPLPAKRSASPSPVPTVTPVRPLHRRSRSAGGEKWVDHKPSSSLDLGTVLQPVIPNSIQVSTPSEKALSKCDRYVLTHQEVASDGEIQTQLIKGEVIKTRGGGQAVQFTDIETLKQELTTVPRRKRKSSEGTPANGDHTDGAWTDVETRCSAAVEMRAGSNLGPGYEHHGITKRRKP from the exons ATGAACAGACAAGC gAAGTGTAAAACCCCCCGAAGACCTCCTAAAAAGCCTTCCAGCAACCAAAAAGACCCGGTTGGG GTGTACTGCCGTGTACGACCGCTGGGTGTGGAGGATGAGGAGTGCTGCATTGAGGTAATCAGCAGTGCTACCATCCAGCTGCACGCCCCTGAAGGCTTCAAAACAAACCGCAATGGAGAGTATAAAGAG ACACAGTATTCCTTCAAAAAAGTATTTGGAGTGTCAATATCTCAGATAGAGCTGTTTGAGCATGTGGCCAAACCTCTTGTCGATGACCTCATTCATGGAAAAAATG GTCTGCTCTTCACATACGGGGTCACAGGAAGTGGAAAGACGTTCACCATGACTGGCTCTCCCGGTCAGGGTGGACTTCTACCTCGCTCCCTTGACATGATCTTCAACAGTATAGGACCCTACCAGGCCAAAAGATAT gtTTTCAAGACTGATGACAAAAACGGTATGGAGGTCCAGAATGAAGTTGATGCTTTGTTGGAGCGCCAAAGACGGGAAAACAACTCGTCTGTTCCTAAATCATCCTCCTCCAG ACAAAAGCTTGATCCTGAAATTGCTGACATGATTAAGTCAGAAGAGGCGTATAAAACTGAAGGTGTGGATGAGGACAGCAGCTACAGCGTCTTCGTCTCCTACATAGAAATCTACAACAACTACATCTATGACCTCCTGGAGGAAAATCAGGAGGATGCAATCAAACCAAA ACCGCCTCAATCTAAAACCCTCAGAGAAGATCAGAACCACAACATGTATGTGGCTGGTTGTATGGAGGTCGAAGTCAAGTCTGCTGAAGAGGCGTTTCAAGTATTCTGGAGAG gtcagaagaagaggaaggttGCAAACACTCGCCTGAACAGAGAGTCCAGTCGCTCCCACAGTGTGCTCATTGTTAAACTGGCTCAGGCTCCTCTGGATGCAGATGGCGACAACATTCTCCAG GATAAAAACCAGGTGACTGTTAGTCAGCTGTGCCTGGTGGACTTGGCAGGAAGTGAGCGCACTGGTAGGACAGGGGCAGAAGGCACCCGTATACGTGAAGCAG GTAACATCAATCAGTCTCTGCTGAATCTGCGGACATGCATCGAGATACTTCGAGAAAACCAGCTCTGTGGCACAAACAGG ATGGTCCCCTACAGAGACTCTAAAGTAACCCACTTGTTCAAGAACTACTTTGATGGCGAGGGAAAAGTCAGAATGGTTGTTTGCGTCAATCCCAAAGCTGACGACTACGAGGAAACATTG CTGGTGATGCGTTTTGCAGAGTTGACCCAGGAGGTGGAAGTGGCTCGGCCAGTGGACAGGCCCATCTGTGGCTTCACCCCGGGCCGTCGCCATAGAAACCAGGCATTTAAAGAGGAACTGTCTCGCAAGCTGGACGAGCGCGGTGGTCCAATAGACGGAG ATGTGCCCTCTGTTATAAACTCCATGGTGCACTGCCTCCCACCTCTACCCTCCTCCGAGCTGGCCGACCCCAACGATGACATCACCCTGCCCAGGCTGATCGAAGCTCTGCACAACAGACACAGGATCAGGCAGATGATGATTGATGAATACAACAATGCAG CCAACAGGATGAAGTCCATGCTTCAGGAACTGGACAACAACCTCATTTCCAAAGAAAACGTCATTCATGAACAAAATGGCAAACTGGTGGACAAGGAAAAAATCATCCAGAACAACAAGGCAGAGATCGAACGATTGGAAAAGAGAACCAAGATGCAAGAACACAAG ATTGACATCCTGCAGAAAACTACTAAAATCTATGAGGATGACCAGCGCACACTGAAGTACGAACTGGAAACCAGAGAGCAGAGGCTGCAGAGGGAGCAGTCTGACAAGAGGCGCTTGGAGCAGCGCATGCAAGGCGTGGTCACAGACACCCAGTACAAGTGGGAGAAAGAATGT GACCGACGCGTTAATGCGATGCAGCTGGAGATGCAAAACAAGCTCTGGGTAAAAGACGAGAAGCTGAAGCAGCTTAAGGCCATCGTGACGGAGAGCAAGACTCCTGGTCGTCCTGATCCTCCACCACGTCAGACGCAGCGTCAGCCTCAGAGTCAGCCTCGGAGTCAGCCTCAAAGTCAGCCTCAGCGCCAGACACAGCCTCAGACACAGCCTCAGCGGCCTTCCAGAGAGGAACCCCTCCCTGCAAAGAGATCGGCCTCGCCCTCACCTGTCCCT ACCGTGACGCCAGTGCGGCCGCTGCACCGTCGCTCCCGCTCCGCTGGCGGGGAGAAGTGGGTGGACCACAAGCCCTCCTCCAGCTTGGACTTGGGTACAGTTTTGCAGCCTGTCATCCCCAATTCCATCCAGGTGTCTACACCGAGTGAGAAGGCCCTGTCAAAGTGTGACAGATACGTGTTAACGCACCAGGAGGTTGCCTCTGATGGCGAGATCCAGACCCAACTTATTAAG GGTGAGGTGATTAAAaccagaggaggaggacaggcTGTCCAGTTCACCGACATCGAGACATTGAAACAGGAGCTTACCACAGTCCCAAG GCGCAAAAGAAAATCTTCAGAAGGCACACCTGCCAATGGAGATCACACAGATGGAGCTTGGACTGATGTGGAGACAAGG TGTTCTGCGGCGGTGGAGATGAGGGCTGGATCAAACTTGGGTCCTGGCTATGAGCATCACGGGATCACCAA GCGCAGAAAACCCTAA